GATGTAAAAGGAAAAGGCGAAGAAAATATGATCGAAACTTTGGCGATGCGAAGTATGAGTAAAGCAGTTTATTCTACAGATCCTATCGGTCACTACGGTTTAGGATTTGATTATTATTCGCATTTCACCTCTCCTATCCGTCGTTATCCGGATTTGCTTGCGCACAGATTGTTGCAGCATTATTTGGATGGAGGAAAATCTCCCGACAGAAATGAATTGGAAGAAAAAGCAAAACACTGTAGCGCAATGGAACGTTTGGCAGCCGATGCAGAAAGAGATTCTATCAAATTTATGCAGGTGAAATTCATGGAAAAACATTTGGGAGAAACTTTCACAGGGGTAATTTCCGGTGTCGCAGAATTTGGTTTCTGGGTAGAAATTCCTGAAAACGGTGCAGAAGGTTTAATCAAACTTCGCGATTTGATGGATGATTCTTACACGTATGATAAAGCAACACATGCTGTTTACGGATCTCGTACAGGAAACAGATATCAATTGGGAGATCATGTTCAGATTAAAGTGGTAAAGGCCAATTTAATTCAGAAACAGCTCGATTTTAAGATTGTTGATTAAGATTTTAAAAATAAATACAGAAGACTGCCCGATTGTGGCAGTCTTTTTTTGTTTTAAAAAGTCTTTATTGTACAATTCAGGTTTAAAAAACTCATTTTTGCAGACAAATAGAAATATAATTTTTAAATTTGGGATAGAAACAATTTTGAATGTTTGAACTTATATTGTCGGCCATTGGTCTTGGTTTTATGTTGAGCCTGGTTTTCATTGGTCCTATTTTTTTCCTTTTGATTGAAACCAGTTTCACAAGAGGTCCTAAACATGCTTTAGCGCTAGATTTTGGTGTTATTACAGCAGATTTACTATGTATCGTTGCAGCCTATTATGCAAGTGCAGATATTGTTAATTTAATTGATAAACATCCCGGTTTTTACAGAATTACCTCCATTCTTATTCTTACCTACGGAATCATCATGATGGTGACAAAAACCAAAATGCATTTGCCGGGTGAAGAAAAAATAATCAGCCAGAATTATTTTAAAACATTCCTCAACGGATTTCTTTTAAATCTTCTCAATGTCGGAGTTATTCTTTTTTGGTTGGTAACAGTAATTGGAGTTCGAAATCAGTATCCTGATACAGAAACATTGATTCTTTACCTGGCAATTGTAATCGCAACTTATCTTTTAATTGATTTTGCTAAAATTTTTCTTGCAAAACAATTCCATTATAAACTGACTCAAAAATTGGCAAACAACATCAGAAAAGGGGTGGGAGTTGTGCTGATTATTTTCAGTTTTTTCATTTTCCTTCAAAGCTTTAAAATGTTTAATCAATTTGATAAACAGCTGGAAGAAGCCGAAAAAAAGGAATTAAAATATAAAAAATAATCATTTTTCAATTGAAAATATCTTGGGTTTCTTTGCTAAGTAGAACGCCTTCGCGAACAAAAAATATGCAGAATAATAGTAAAAGAAATCTTTGCGAACTTTGCGTTAAATTTTAAGAATCACTAAAATAATCATATTAAAAAACAACAACTGATTAATGAAAATATTTCCAAAGTCACTTAAGAAAGGCGATAAAATTGCCATCATTTCTCCTGCAGGTTCAGTGGAACCCACTCAATTAGAAAAAGGGATTGAAATGATTAAATCTAAAGGTTTTGAACCTGTTTTGGGCGAAAATCTTTATACTAAATTTTCAAACGGATACAATTACGCCGGAACTGAGGAGCAAAGATTGAAAGATATGAACTGGGCTTTAAATGACAGCGAAATTTCTGCAGTTTGGGCTTCAAGAGGTGGTTATGGCTGTCAACATTTAATTCATGGTTTAAACTTAAAAGAATTTACCAAAAATCCGAAATGGTACATCGGTTATTCTGATAATACCGTAATTCAAAGTTTTTTACTGAAAAAAGGTTTTGTTTCCATACACGGTCAAACCATTAAAACATCAAGCTTCGGAGTTACTGAAGAAAGTTATGATCTTATTTTTGATATTTTAAAAGGGAAAAAGCCAAAATACAGTTTAGAATCAAATCAATTTAATAAAAAAGGAAATATTGAAGGCGAATTGATTGGAGGGAATTTAGCGCTTATTTATGCGCTTTTAGGAACCAAATATTCTTTTGATTTTAAAGATAAAATATTATTCATCGAAGATATTGGTGAAAATTTTTATGCGCTCGACAGAATGACGATGAGTCTTGAATTAGCGGGAGTTTTTACAAAAATAAAAGGTTTAATTGTTGGTGGAATGACCAATATGGGTGACGAAAAAGACAACAAACAATACGAAGAAAGCTTTGATAAATTTGCAAACCAGCTTATTGCCGATAGAATTTCAAAGTATAATTTCCCGGTTGTTTTTGATTTTCCAAATGGACACATTAAGGATAATCGACCGTTGATTATTGGAAGCCAGGTTAAGGTAAAGATTAATGATAAGGTAAAGGTTGAGTTTTAAATAAACCCTAAAACTTCCCTACTCTCAAACACTCCAACTCAAATGGCAGATCACAACGACCTCGGCAAACTAGCAGAAGATTTGGCAGTTCAGTTTTTACAGGAAAACGGCTACAAAATTCTTGTGAGAAACTTCCGGTATCAGAAAGCTGAGATCGATATTATCGCTGAAAAGGATAATTTAATTATTGTAACAGAAGTAAAAGCGAGATCAACCGATTTTTTCATTTTGCCTCAGGAAGCTGTTACAAAAGGTAAAATCAAACTTATTGTTACTGCCGCCAATCATTTTATGGAAGAATTTAATAAAGATCAGGAAGTACGATTTGATATTATTTCTGTTCTTCCCGACGAAAAAGGAAAACTCATTATAGAACATATTGAAGATGCTTTTGAAGCATTTGATGCAAACTAAATTAATTTAACAATGTATCAATATAGCAATGTACCAATTATTGGTAAACTGTTATATTGATACATTGTTAAATTTAAAAATTGAAAATTTTTATGAAAACAATACTCATCACCGGAGCGACTTCCGGAATAGGAAAATCTACCGCTGAACTTTTAGCAAAACAAGGAAACAGAATTATTATCTGTGGAAGACGACCAGAAGTTTTAGAATCTGTAAAAGCAGAATTATCATCTTTAACTGAAGTTTTTAGTTTAAAATTTGATGTAAGAAATCTTGAAGAAGTTGAAACCGCCATCTCATCACTTCCTGAAGAATGGAAAAATATTGATGTACTGATTAATAATGCGGGAAATGCACATGGTTTAGAGCCTCTTTCAGCTGGAAGTACGGATGATTGGGATTCTATGATCGACGGAAACGTAAAAGGTCTTTTATACGTTTCTAAAACGCTTATTCCGATGATGAAAGAAAGAAATTCTGGTCAGATTATTAATATCAGTTCAGTTGCTGCAAGACAAACATATGCGAATGGCGTTGTGTATTGTGCTACCAAAAAAGCAGTTGATGTTATTTCTGAAGGAATGAGAATTGAACTCACAGAATTCGGAATCAGAGTTACCAATATTCAACCAGGAGCTGTAGAAACAGATTTTTCTTTAATCAGATTTAAAGGAGATCAGGAAAGAGCTGCAACCGTTTATGCAGGTTACGAAGCTTTAAAAGCCGAAGATATTGCTGATGCGATTGCTTATTGCATCAACGCTCCACAACATGTAACGGTTTCTGATATGACGATTTATCCAAGTGCACAGAGCGAGCCGAGAACAATTTACAGAAAAGGATAATTTGAAAAATGAGGTTCTTCCCTATTCTATTTTTGTTTTGCTTTGTTTTTGGATTTTCCCAAAATTATTCAAAAGATGAGAAAGCGGTTTTATTGGAAGCAAAAAAGCTTGATTCTCTGATGTCGAATAATGATACTCAAATTATCGATTTATTTTGTTCAGATGTTTCGTTTGGTCATTCCAATGGATGGATTCAGAATTTGGAAGATTTCAAGAAAGATTTTTCTTCTAAAAAAGTCAGTTATAAAGAAATTACACAACTTGAAATTTCAGAATTAAAACAGTTTAAAAATACAGTAAGCATTCGAAGAACTATAAAAGTTGCTGGTCTTTATAAAAATCAGAGTTTTGAAATGAAACTGGCTTTACTTGAAATCTGGATAAAAAAGAAATCTAATTGGAAATTGTGGAGCCGGCAAAGTGTGGAAATAAAGCCATAAATTTGCATAGAATATCAACACAATGAAAGAAGAGATTCAAAATTTTTTAATTTATAATACGCCTAATGAAAAAGTTAGAGTTGATGTTTTTTTACAAAATGAAACACTCTGGCTAACTCAAAAGGCAATGGCGAGTTTATTTGAAACAACACCTCAAAATATTACAATTCATTTAAAAAATATTTTTGAGAGTGGAGAACTTAGTGAAATGGCAACTTGTAAGGAATTCTTACAGGTTCAAAAAGAAGGTAATAGAATGGTTGAAAGAAACCAAAAATTCTATAATCTTGATGCTATAATTTCAGTTGGTTATCGTGTGAATTCATCCAAAGCGACCCAATTTAGAATTTGGGCAACACAGACTTTGAAAGAATTTATCATCAAAGGTTTTGTAATAGATGATGAAAGATTGAAACAAGGTCAAAATGTATTTGGTAAAGATTATTTTAAAGAACTTCTGCAGAGAATCCGCTCTATTCGAGCAAGTGAAAGAAGAGTTTACCAACAAATCACCGATATTTTTGCTGAGTGTAGTATTGATTATGATAGAAATTCTGAGATTACGAAAAACTTTTACGCAATGGTTCAGAATAAATTTCATTTTGCAATTACCGGAAAAACTGCTGCTGAAATTATTTATAAAACTGCCGATTGTACCAAAGACAATATGGGCTTAACATCTTGGAAAAATGCTCCGGATGGAAGAGTTTTGAAGCAAGATATTTTAATAGCTAAAAATTACCTTCAAGAAAAAGAAATTAAACAACTGGAAAGAACCGTGTCAGTATATTTTGATTATATAGAAGGGTTGATTGAAAGACAAAATACTTTTACAATGGAATCTTTGGCTAAAAGTGTCAATCGGTTTTTAGATTTTAACGAATACAGAATTCTGGAAGGAAAAGGAAATATATCTAAAATTGCTGCAGAAAAAAAAGCAATTAAAGAATATGAGACTTTTAACAAAACTCAAAAAATAATTTCGGACTTTGATAAGCAAATTAAAAAATTAGGAAAAGATTAAAATAAAAAATGAAAATATTATATCTCGAAACCTCCTCAAAAAACTGTTCAGTAGCCATTTCAGATGATGAAAAACTGCTTTGCTCTACAGAAGAAGTTTCAGAAAACTATAAACAGAGCGAGTCGCTCCACACTTTTGTAGAATGGGCTTTGGAAGGAGCTAAATTATCAATAAAAGATATTGAAGCCATTTCTTTAGGAAAAGGTCCTGGTTCTTATACAGGTTTGAGAATTGGAGCCGCCTCTGCGAAAGGTTTTTGCTACGGACTTAAAATTCCTTTGATTGCGGTCAATTCCATGGAAAGCATGATAGAGCCTTTTTTAGAACAAAACTATGAATTAATCATCCCTTTGATCGACGCAAGACGAATGGAGGTTTATACCGCTGTTTATGATGGAATTTCGGGGGAAGAACTTATTCAGACCGAAGCTAAAGTTTTAGATGAAAATTCTTTTGAAGAATTAAAAGATAAAAAAGTACTTTTTGTAGGCGACGGAGCGTTAAAAGCAAAAGAAATACTGAAGCTTCCAAATGCAGAGTTTAATGCAGAGATATATCCTTCTGCTCAGTTTTTAATAAAGAAAACTTTAGAAAAAATAAAGAATGAAGATTTTGAAGATATAGCTTATTTTGAGCCTTTCTATCTTAAAGATTTTCATGGAGTAAAGAAAAAAACAAAAAGCGAAGAATAATCTTCGCTTTTTTTATTGTTTCATCGGCTTCATTTCAACTGGAGCCTGCTGAAGTTTCTGCATCGAGTTATTTCCTGGTTTTTTAGGAATATTGTTATTTTGCGGAACATTATTATTCATGGGTGAACTGGAAGCATTACCTGGAACAAGATTACTGTTTTGAGACTGTTGAATATTAGTTGGTTGCCCCGGTCCGTTAAAAGGATTATTTGGCATTTTATTTCCTTTATTATCAGTTGCTTGGAATACGATATCACTTTTAAGATAATTCAGCATTTCCTTAGCTTTAATTCCTTCAGGGGTTTTAGCGTAATTCAAAACGATTTGCTCAAGCTGCAGAATCATCACTTCTTTTCCGCTTGTTTTTCCTGCATTGAATGCATTTAAAAGATTCAGTTTAGGAACTAACGCATCTTTAGGATATTTAAGAACCACCTGCTCTATTTTACCCTGACTTTCTGCAAACTTTTCAGATTCATATAAGGCAAAAGCCATTTTGTATTCGTTTTCAACTTCTTCTGAAGACTTTACAAAAGTATTGCTTTTAGGATTTCTTGCGAATTCTGCAAAAGAACTATAAGGATAATCGGTCAATAAAATCTGTTTTGCTCTGACTGCAGCTTGAGGATTTTTCTCATGATTCATCGCAAAAATTTCATACAAAGCCTGAAGCATTACTTTTTCTTCCGGTTTTACATCTACCAAATCATAAAGCGTTTTTGTTGCTAAAGGAGTATTGGTAAAATAATTCTGATACATTACTCCAAGACCTAATGAAGCAGTGTCTCTATCCTTCTTCAACTGAGATAATTTTCCGGCATCTGAAGGAATTTGCTCAATATAAAATGAAGGTTCAAAACGTCTCGGATTGGGTGCAGAAGTCACTCCCAAAGCTTCATTCTTCATGTCTTGAAGAGATGCCATTTTTTTAGAATAACGCCAGTTGTCAACCAATGCACGATCTCCCCAAACCTGTTTAAAGGTGGATGTACCTTTGCTCACAGTCCCTGTATTTCCAAAATAAAAACCTTTTGCAGCAATCCCAAAATCTTCGAAAGAATTTGAGCTGTTCGCAAAAAGAGAATTGGCATTGTAATCCCCGGTATCAAAACCTTTGCTTCTTTCGGCGCGTCTCCTTTCTTGTTCTTCTCTTTCTTCTTTAATTTTCAGTTTTTCAATATATTTTGCAAAATAATCAGTTTTCTGCGCATCTGACATTTTTGCCAAAGACAGAATACTGTCGTTTTTCTTAATTAAATAATAGTTTTTAGAGATTTTTTTAATGTAATTAGACTGATCTTGCAGCAAAATTTTAGAAGGTTCATACGTCATTGCAACCAATGCAGAATCATAATAAGCTCCTGCTCCGATATAATCATTTCTGTCTAAATAATCTTTACCGATTTCATAATAAGCCAAACCTCTCACCTGTCCGTCTGAAACTTTTTCAAGCAGTGATTTTCTGAAGAATTCCTGCGCTTCTTTTTTCTTACCGGCTTTGTTGGCCATTAAACCTAAAGCATAGAAAAATTCATTCTTTCTGGATCCGTATGTTCCTTTTTTGCTTATTTTTTCAAGATAATCTTTAGCGCCTTCATAATTTCCTTTTCCGTTGAATGTTTTGGCGATCTCGATCTGAGATTTTACTTCAAATTCAAAATCATTGGCATATTTGTAAGCGGCTAAAAAGCTCTCTCTTGCAAGCTCTTGTTTTCCTGTTTCTTGTAAAACCTGACCTCTCAAAAATGCAATTCTGCTTTTTAGTTTTCTGTTGCTGTTGAGTTCAAAAGCACGGTCTAATTCTTTTATAGATTCTTCTTTTTTACCATGATCCAAAAGAGATTCAGCGTAATAAATGCTCAACAGTTTATCATGATCCTTGCTTAATTTTTCACTTTTAAGTTTATTAAAAATTTCATCAGATTTATGATAATTTTTAATTTGTGAATACGCTAAAGCTTCGTAAATATGAGCTAAAGGAAGTCTTTTATCTTCCTTCATGTGAGTGAAAACATAGTTTAAAGCATCTAAAGCTTTAATTGCTTTTCCCTGATAAATTCTAGATTGAGCTAGAATAATATAAGCATCAAAGATTGTTTTGTTCTGCTCCTCTCCTTTTCTGATGACAGAATATTTATTAATTGCTTTCAAAGCTTTTGCTTCAGCAATTTCTAAAACCGTTGCTCCTTTGTTTCCTCCCGGATTGTTAGGATCTTGAGGCATATTTCCAGGCATTCCGGGACCATTTGATAACGCTGTAGGAGCGTTTCTACTATTTTTTTGTGGTCGGTTTACTTCTGCCATTTTCATAGAATTTTCTGCAAAAGCAGAAGATTGTCCCAAATCACTTCCTAAAGGTTGTTCCTCATAAGTTAATATGGGAATATAGGGCGCATAAAAATTATCTTTATGAGCTTTGTCTCTTTCTGTAAACTCACTGTTTAAGGCATCTTTTGCATTAAACAGGGTATTATAATAGGTTGAAAATCCTTTCAAAAACTTTGATCTGGCTTCCGGTTTTTTCACTTTCGTGCCACAGGAAACGACAATAATCGCTGCTAAAAGGAATACTATTTTCTTTTTCATTATTTCAATATAACTCGCTAATTTACTTTTTATTATCAGCAGTTTGATGATTTTGTAAAAATAATAAAATTTTATTTTGAAAATATCTATAATTCCTTCAAAATTTTATAGACTAAATGCGTCGGAAGTCCCATAATGGTATAAAAACTTCCATTAATTTTTTTAATTTTTGACATTCCGAGCCATTCTTGTATACCATAACCTCCTGCTTTGTCGAATGGTTGATAGTTTTTGATATAAAAATCAATTTCTTCATCAGAAATTTCATCAAACTCTACATCTGCAACATCAGTTTCTGTAATGATTTTATCTAAAGTTTTAATGGTAATTCCAGTATAAACCTGATGTATTTTTCCGGATAATGACTTGAGCATTTCTTTTGCCTCAATTTCATTTTTTGGTTTTCCCAAAAACTGATCTTCATTGGCAACGACTGTATCTGCAGTTAATAGAACTTCATCATTTTGCAGATTTCCGAATGCATTTGCTTTTAATTCAGACAAATAAGCTGCAGCGTCTTCTATTTTTATATTTTCGGGTAAAATTTCTTCACAGTCAATTTTCACGACTTCAAAATCAAAACCTAAATTTGACAGTAATTCTTTCCTTCTCGGAGATTGTGATGCTAAAAGTATTTTCATCAGTATTTTATAAATAATAAACGATTAATGGTAGATGATATTTTATATTTCATGAGAATAGATAATTGATTGTAAGTCTTTTATCTATTTTTTGCCATCTTATTTATACAGATTGCGTATTATCATCATGCCATTTTCCCTGAACTTTCATCACCTGCTCAATCACATCACGTACTGCTCCACTTCCACCTTTTATTTGCGAAATATAATCTGCAATTCCTTTTATCTCGGGAACGGCATTTTCAGGACACGTTGCAATTGCCGAATTCTGCATCATATGAAGATCCGGAACATCATCTCCCATCGTTAAGATTTCTTCGTTTTTAAGATTATATTTAGCCTTAAAATCTTCATAATCGACCATTTTATCATGAGATTTTGCATAGTAATCCTGTATTCCTAAATAATTGATTCTATGTCTCACCATTTCGTCGTTTCCTCCGGTAATGACTCCAATCAGATAATCGTTTTTTAAAGCTTTTACCACTGCATATCCATCCAAAACATTCATTACACGACTCATATTTCCTCCGGGCATTAGATAAACGCTTCCGTCTGTAAATACACCGTCTACATCAAATACAAATGCTTTTATATCTTTTAATTTCTCTTTATAACTCATTTTAATTAATGATTGATAAATGTTAATTGATGAATGATAAAAATCAAATCAATCGCATTTATTAATTCCTTGTTTTTTATTAATAAATATATTAGTCGAGATTGTAAGTAAGTCTTACTGTAATTCTCGCTGATTTTTCCTTACTTGATGTATCAAAATTTCCTCCATAACTATCTTCATCTGTAGAACCTTTTGCAGTAATTTGAAAAACACCCATCGAAGCGTCTTTTAATTTGCCAAGGTCTCCATCTGCACTTTTTACAATTTTCTCCGCTCTTTCTCTCGCATCTTTGGAGCCTTGTTCTATCAAGCTATGTTTCAACGAAGAAAGGTCAGAATAAGTATATTGTGCTGAAGATGGTTCAAACTGTACTCCACTATTGATGAGTTCTGCAGTTTTATCAATTACGCTTTCAATTTTTTTCATCAAAGCCGGATTTTTCTTAGCTCTGAAAAATACACTTTGGGTAGCTTTGTATCCGTCAAAAACATCTTCAGATTTTTCTGCTCCATCTGCTTCTTTTGTAGTAACCGTACGATAAGACCTTGAAAAATTGACTCCGCCAAAAGCAAATTCACCAGCTTTGAAACCTTTGCTGTAGAAAAATGCCTTTACTTTTTCTTTGTCTTGCGAAATCAGATTGTATGCTTCTTTTGCATCCATTGCATTTGCATCAAAACTTCCGCCCCAACTTATTTCGTCTGAAATAAAATCTTTTGAACCAAGACCAGTGACGGATATTGTATCTTGTTTTAAATTTCTGTTTTTAAAACTTGAACCTAAGACGAAAGCTGTAATAACGATTGCTGCTCCGATGATGAGAGAACGAATAATTTTTGTGTCCATTTTTTCGGTTTTCATCAAAGTTAAAAATTTATGGTAATTGATACATTTTTTTAATTGAATGATTTATTGTTTTATAAATCTCAAGACTTTCATCTTTTAATAACTGCTCATGCAATTCCAAAACTCTTTGGTCGTTTCTTACGGCAGGTCCGGTTTGGGCTGATTTAGGATCTATTTCATTAATTTTCTGAACTGTTTCATTAATCAACGGTAAAAAATAATCAAACGGAATTTCTTGTGCATCTGAAATTTCCTTGGCTCTTGCAAAAAGATGATTCACAAAGTTGCAGGCAAATACTGCAGTTAGATGAATATATTTTCTTTTTTCATGGGTGCTTTCCATTACATTATCTGAAATTTTAGAAGCCAAATCAGTTAAAGTTTTTTGGTCTTCTTCATTTTCAGCTTCAATAAAAAAAGGAATTTTCTTGTAATCTAAATTTTTAGTTTTAGAAAAAGTCTGTAAAGGGTAGAAACTGGATTTCCTGTACTCTCCAACCAAAATTTCTTTCGGAAGAGATCCTGAAGTATGGGCAACGAGACAATCTTTTTTAGTAATCAATTTAGAAATAGCTCCTATAGAACCGTCACTTACACAAATAATATACAAATCCGAATCAACTAGATTTTTAGTTGAATTTGAAATATTTAATTCTTCTGAAATTTTATTCAATTCTTTCTCATTTCTTCCAAAGATTTGGGCTATGGAAATACCATTTTGAACGAAAGCTTTTGCCAAATGATAGGCAACATTCCCGGAACCGATAATGACTGTTTGCATAAAACAAAGATAAGAGTTTTTAGTTTTGAGATGAAAGCCGAATTATAATGGACATTTTAGAATAAATATTGTTGCTATAAATCTTAAAAGTTAATATATTGGACTCAAAATTGAATAAGTAATTTAACTTTTAGATATTTTTGTAATCCAAAACAATGAAAGCATCTTATGAAGATTAAAGACGCAGAAATTATTGCGCTGATGCAAAACCCACGAACACTTGATAAAGGTATTCGGGTGTTGATGGATGCTTATCAGAGTAGATTATATTGGCATATCAGACGCATTATTGTAGATGGAGACCTAGCTCAGGACACTTTGCAGGAAACATTTATAAAAGCTTACCAAAATTTTCATCAGTTTAAAAATGACAGTCAGTTGTATACTTGGCTGTACAGAATTGCAACCAATGAAGCTTTGCAGCAGATTAATAAACTGAAAAAAATGCAGAAAACCGATGAAGATCCGGAATATTATATGCAGAATCTGGTTGCCGATAACACACACAGTGATGCTGAAGAAATACAAGTTTTTTTGCAAAGAGCTATACAAAGCCTGCCCGAAAAGCAGAAACTGGTATTTATGATGCGGTATTATGATGATTTACCTTACGAAGAAATATCAAAAATAGTTGATATGTCGGTAGGAACTTTAAAAACAAATTATCATTACGCCAAACAAAAAATAGAAGAATATATCAAAGAGAATTACGAGAGATAATTTTTGAGAACCCACAACATGAAAGATTTTGATCTAGAAAAATTAGAGCGCCAAAACATTTATAAAATGCCAGACAATATGTTTGAAAGCATTCAGAATAGAGTGTTGAGCGAAGTGAATGATTTTGATCTAGAAAAATTAGAACGCAAAAACATTTACAAAGTCCCTGAAAATATTTTTGAAAATATTCAGGACAGAGTGATGAGTGAAATAAAAGCTGAACGCAAAGCTCCGATTTTCAAATTGAATTGGGGATATGCTGCAGCAGCGTCTTTGGCTCTTATTTTCGGAGCGACATTTGTATATCAATCTAATTCAGATTCTTCTACAAATGGAGATTTAAATGGAAATTATGCTGATAACAGAACAGCCCCTAAAAAGGAAAGTCAGATAGCATACGAAACTTTAGAGTCAGATTTAACTTCAGTAGAAAATCGTGATCAAAGAGTTGAAAAACAAATGGATATAAAGCCTGTGGTTTCGCAGGTTGTTAATAATAATTCGGGAAATCAAAATAAAAAAGCGATAAAAACGGCTAATGAAATCCATATGAATGAATATTTAGAATCGCTTCCCAATTCAGAAATTGCAGAATTGGCAAACAATTCCAGTCAAGATGTTTATTTAGATTTATATAATTAAAAGAAAGATGAAAAAAATATTATTTACACTTTTTATTATCTCAAGTTTTGGGCTCAAAGCTCAAATCAAAGAGTATGATTGGAAGAAAATGAATCCCGATCAAAGAAAAGAGGTAATAAACAATCTTTCGCCAGATGAAAGAAAAGCGCTTCTTACGCAATTCAGGAATAACATGGTTGTTGATATGCTGGATGTTGCTCCACAGGATAAAGCAGAATTTACTGCGATGTATAATGAATATTTAGACAATCAGAAAAAAATTAAAAGTCAGTTCGATTCAAATTTTGACCCGGCAAAACTCACGGAAGAAGAAGCAAAAGTAAAACTTCAGCAAAGTTTTGATGTAGGGCAAAAATTATTCGATAATAGAAAAAAGTATGCTGAGAAGATGCAGACTGTGATTCCTTGTCAAAAAGTCTTGAAGCTTTTTCAGTCTGAGGGAATGATGAGAGATAAAATGAATGAAAGAAAACCTCACGGCGGAAAAAAGAATGCTTCAGAATCGAAGCAAACTCCATAATAGTTTATTTTTTTAATGTTGGACGACTCTTGCAATTTATTGTGAGGGTCGTTTAATTTTTAAGAAATATCTATTTTTGCAAAAAAATAATTATGAAAAAAGTATTTCAGGTTGTATTCTCTTTTATGGCAATCTTATCATTTTCTCAGGCTACAGAAGCTATCAAATTTAGAGGAAATATTACCAGATTTGATGATGTTACTTATAAAGGATTTAAGGTTTTAGATCAAAGACAAGATAAATCAATCGGTATGATCCCTTTTGGTGATAATAAAGAAATGAAAGAAGTTGTTTTTCCTACAACTCCTGGA
Above is a genomic segment from Chryseobacterium mulctrae containing:
- a CDS encoding LysE family translocator — its product is MFELILSAIGLGFMLSLVFIGPIFFLLIETSFTRGPKHALALDFGVITADLLCIVAAYYASADIVNLIDKHPGFYRITSILILTYGIIMMVTKTKMHLPGEEKIISQNYFKTFLNGFLLNLLNVGVILFWLVTVIGVRNQYPDTETLILYLAIVIATYLLIDFAKIFLAKQFHYKLTQKLANNIRKGVGVVLIIFSFFIFLQSFKMFNQFDKQLEEAEKKELKYKK
- a CDS encoding S66 peptidase family protein gives rise to the protein MKIFPKSLKKGDKIAIISPAGSVEPTQLEKGIEMIKSKGFEPVLGENLYTKFSNGYNYAGTEEQRLKDMNWALNDSEISAVWASRGGYGCQHLIHGLNLKEFTKNPKWYIGYSDNTVIQSFLLKKGFVSIHGQTIKTSSFGVTEESYDLIFDILKGKKPKYSLESNQFNKKGNIEGELIGGNLALIYALLGTKYSFDFKDKILFIEDIGENFYALDRMTMSLELAGVFTKIKGLIVGGMTNMGDEKDNKQYEESFDKFANQLIADRISKYNFPVVFDFPNGHIKDNRPLIIGSQVKVKINDKVKVEF
- a CDS encoding YraN family protein, yielding MADHNDLGKLAEDLAVQFLQENGYKILVRNFRYQKAEIDIIAEKDNLIIVTEVKARSTDFFILPQEAVTKGKIKLIVTAANHFMEEFNKDQEVRFDIISVLPDEKGKLIIEHIEDAFEAFDAN
- a CDS encoding SDR family NAD(P)-dependent oxidoreductase — translated: MKTILITGATSGIGKSTAELLAKQGNRIIICGRRPEVLESVKAELSSLTEVFSLKFDVRNLEEVETAISSLPEEWKNIDVLINNAGNAHGLEPLSAGSTDDWDSMIDGNVKGLLYVSKTLIPMMKERNSGQIINISSVAARQTYANGVVYCATKKAVDVISEGMRIELTEFGIRVTNIQPGAVETDFSLIRFKGDQERAATVYAGYEALKAEDIADAIAYCINAPQHVTVSDMTIYPSAQSEPRTIYRKG
- a CDS encoding nuclear transport factor 2 family protein, whose protein sequence is MRFFPILFLFCFVFGFSQNYSKDEKAVLLEAKKLDSLMSNNDTQIIDLFCSDVSFGHSNGWIQNLEDFKKDFSSKKVSYKEITQLEISELKQFKNTVSIRRTIKVAGLYKNQSFEMKLALLEIWIKKKSNWKLWSRQSVEIKP
- a CDS encoding virulence RhuM family protein; its protein translation is MKEEIQNFLIYNTPNEKVRVDVFLQNETLWLTQKAMASLFETTPQNITIHLKNIFESGELSEMATCKEFLQVQKEGNRMVERNQKFYNLDAIISVGYRVNSSKATQFRIWATQTLKEFIIKGFVIDDERLKQGQNVFGKDYFKELLQRIRSIRASERRVYQQITDIFAECSIDYDRNSEITKNFYAMVQNKFHFAITGKTAAEIIYKTADCTKDNMGLTSWKNAPDGRVLKQDILIAKNYLQEKEIKQLERTVSVYFDYIEGLIERQNTFTMESLAKSVNRFLDFNEYRILEGKGNISKIAAEKKAIKEYETFNKTQKIISDFDKQIKKLGKD
- the tsaB gene encoding tRNA (adenosine(37)-N6)-threonylcarbamoyltransferase complex dimerization subunit type 1 TsaB translates to MKILYLETSSKNCSVAISDDEKLLCSTEEVSENYKQSESLHTFVEWALEGAKLSIKDIEAISLGKGPGSYTGLRIGAASAKGFCYGLKIPLIAVNSMESMIEPFLEQNYELIIPLIDARRMEVYTAVYDGISGEELIQTEAKVLDENSFEELKDKKVLFVGDGALKAKEILKLPNAEFNAEIYPSAQFLIKKTLEKIKNEDFEDIAYFEPFYLKDFHGVKKKTKSEE